One Owenweeksia hongkongensis DSM 17368 genomic region harbors:
- a CDS encoding DUF3822 family protein gives METGNNFAQAYSRNNIAEGIKGLKLTINLRYDGLAIVVSDPSGKGVLDIFQASWLASKEDAYLIEQTQKFFDQHHILPQKAAGIHWLFSVSKCSLIPDIFHQQGQGHELLSQTSRLEENETVYSDFWKLKDIVGLYALSQKLHDWAIAQNEKSTIAHSSFALNNLSMNTTGDDFNCLIMVSDNFAELFITKKGKMIFYNQFPFDVHEDLLYYLLFALEQNRILAPEVELKVGGAITKGSELYNLLSTYIGKVTEVPVPIGKTSAPQLSRNQLRQVAHLIASL, from the coding sequence GTGGAAACTGGAAATAATTTTGCTCAAGCATATTCAAGAAACAACATTGCCGAGGGCATAAAGGGTCTTAAGCTTACCATCAACCTCCGTTATGACGGATTAGCAATTGTGGTAAGTGATCCATCAGGAAAAGGAGTTTTGGATATTTTTCAAGCTTCATGGCTCGCTTCAAAAGAAGACGCCTACCTGATAGAACAGACACAAAAGTTTTTTGATCAACATCATATTTTACCACAAAAAGCAGCCGGTATACACTGGCTGTTTTCTGTTTCTAAGTGTTCTCTCATTCCTGATATTTTTCATCAGCAAGGTCAAGGTCACGAGCTGCTTTCGCAAACTTCACGTTTGGAAGAAAACGAAACGGTATACTCTGACTTTTGGAAACTCAAAGACATTGTGGGCCTCTATGCGCTTTCGCAAAAGCTGCATGACTGGGCTATTGCCCAAAATGAAAAGAGCACCATTGCCCACAGTAGCTTTGCGCTAAATAATCTTTCGATGAATACCACAGGTGATGATTTCAATTGCCTTATCATGGTGAGCGATAATTTTGCCGAGCTCTTTATTACCAAAAAAGGAAAGATGATTTTTTACAATCAGTTTCCTTTTGATGTGCACGAAGATTTATTGTACTACCTACTTTTTGCTTTGGAGCAAAATAGAATTTTGGCTCCCGAGGTAGAACTAAAAGTAGGAGGCGCCATTACCAAAGGCTCTGAACTATACAACCTACTGAGCACTTATATTGGTAAAGTAACAGAAGTGCCCGTGCCTATTGGCAAAACTTCTGCCCCACAACTTAGCCGCAACCAGCTTAGGCAGGTGGCGCACCTTATTGCAAGTTTATGA
- the rsmD gene encoding 16S rRNA (guanine(966)-N(2))-methyltransferase RsmD: MRIISGKHRGRKIQAPKNLPVRPTTDRAKESLFNILNNHFYFDEVTALDLCSGTGNISYELASRGCPDIIAIDDNQACIKFIQETAEKLEMDTLHAFRAEIFQFVEKDSKTYDLIFADPPFDFDQYEKLVEKIFEKNLLSEEGFLVVEHQSMQDLSSFPHFSNVRAYGNVSFSFFEHEKEAGDE; encoded by the coding sequence ATTAGAATAATTAGCGGAAAACACCGTGGACGCAAAATACAAGCGCCCAAAAATTTGCCCGTTCGCCCAACTACCGACCGTGCCAAAGAATCACTGTTCAACATTCTGAACAACCACTTTTACTTTGATGAAGTAACAGCACTTGATCTTTGCTCCGGCACAGGAAACATTTCCTACGAACTGGCCAGCCGTGGTTGCCCTGATATTATAGCTATTGATGATAATCAAGCTTGCATAAAGTTTATCCAGGAAACAGCCGAAAAGCTGGAAATGGATACTCTTCATGCTTTTAGAGCTGAGATATTTCAATTTGTAGAAAAAGACAGCAAAACCTACGACCTCATTTTTGCCGACCCTCCCTTCGACTTTGACCAATATGAAAAGCTAGTTGAGAAGATTTTTGAAAAGAACCTCCTTTCTGAAGAAGGCTTTTTGGTAGTAGAGCACCAAAGCATGCAAGACCTAAGCTCCTTCCCTCACTTCAGTAATGTAAGAGCTTACGGCAATGTGAGTTTTAGCTTTTTTGAGCATGAGAAGGAAGCTGGTGATGAATAG